TCTCCTCGCCGGTATAACCTTTATCTGGGTAGGTCCGTACTCGCCCGTTACATCGTGAGGAACTGTGCCGTTTATTATGGGTACTCTTATAAGGTGCTTTTTACCATCTTCTATAGCTTTAGCTATGGCTATTGGTACCTCCCTTGCCTTACCAAGACCAAATCCTACAAATCCCCTTTTGTCACCTACTATAACCAAAGCGCCAAAGGAGAACCTTTTGCCACCTTTTGTGACCCTCGTTGTTCTTTTGGCATATATGAGTCTCTCTTCTATCTGAAGATCGTCTTCAATACCTACAATGCCCTGGATTTTTCTTCTTTCATCAATGATCCTTTCAAGATCTACACCACCCATAATAACCTCCTTTAAAATTCAAGTCCCAGCTCTCTGCACCTATCAGCAAAAGCTTTTATCTTGCCATGGTAAAGGAAACCGCCTCTGTCAAAAACTACCTTATTTACGCCTTTTTCCTTAGCTTTTTTTACCAATATTTCCGCCAACTTTTTAACATCCTCTATGGACTTTCCACCTCTCTTTC
This region of Hydrogenobacter sp. genomic DNA includes:
- the rpsE gene encoding 30S ribosomal protein S5, with the translated sequence MGGVDLERIIDERRKIQGIVGIEDDLQIEERLIYAKRTTRVTKGGKRFSFGALVIVGDKRGFVGFGLGKAREVPIAIAKAIEDGKKHLIRVPIINGTVPHDVTGEYGPTQIKVIPARRGTGIVAGGAAKPIFELAGYTDVLTKLQGSTNPNNVVRAVFDALLKLRSLEDVSRERGIDLEELQRRYHIYAR